A single window of Deltaproteobacteria bacterium DNA harbors:
- a CDS encoding DsrE family protein yields MAEKEKIIYIVTHAGEDPERATLPFVLANAAQVMDVEAVVVLQGTGVLLATNHCMEHVFAAGLPPLKQLVDSYREAGGRLLVCTPCIKERQIDEADLIEGAVPTASGVLTQEILTANATLVY; encoded by the coding sequence ATGGCAGAGAAGGAAAAAATAATTTATATTGTAACTCATGCAGGAGAAGATCCGGAAAGGGCTACTTTGCCGTTCGTCCTGGCAAATGCGGCCCAGGTTATGGACGTGGAGGCCGTAGTGGTGCTGCAGGGCACGGGAGTATTACTTGCTACTAACCACTGCATGGAGCATGTTTTTGCTGCTGGCTTGCCGCCGCTCAAACAACTGGTGGATAGCTACAGGGAGGCTGGTGGCAGGCTTCTAGTCTGTACCCCCTGCATCAAGGAGCGGCAAATTGACGAGGCTGATCTTATTGAAGGCGCAGTCCCAACAGCCTCAGGCGTTCTAACCCAGGAAATTCTCACTGCCAACGCCACGCTGGTGTACTAG
- a CDS encoding GntR family transcriptional regulator, with translation MTLLEIIEKRSRELLLAAVDQSEELEVVLRALAAELGITGATVREALAKLVRKKKLALTFRHHKVFLEIPTCSDVRQRRPFKVVIDKHGEPWICDMDVDPSRDLASQGCWQLPKNFAKKD, from the coding sequence ATGACTCTCTTAGAAATCATAGAAAAGCGGTCAAGAGAACTGTTATTGGCTGCAGTGGATCAGAGTGAAGAGCTGGAGGTAGTTTTGCGCGCACTTGCTGCTGAGCTCGGCATCACTGGGGCCACGGTCAGAGAAGCATTGGCAAAGCTTGTCAGAAAAAAGAAGTTGGCTCTCACATTTCGGCACCACAAGGTTTTCCTGGAGATTCCAACCTGTTCGGACGTCAGACAGAGACGCCCATTCAAAGTTGTCATAGACAAGCACGGTGAACCCTGGATTTGCGACATGGACGTTGATCCTTCCAGAGACCTTGCTTCACAAGGCTGCTGGCAATTGCCAAAAAATTTTGCAAAAAAGGATTGA
- a CDS encoding winged helix-turn-helix domain-containing protein — MRDSTMDNNDKSKKQAMKQLRAERKEMIKAASARMKIQKKKIEAIKEQLNNGERTIPEVAEATGLEPAEVLWFVAALKKYGEVVEGEKDGSFFRYQLAAGLSRAE, encoded by the coding sequence ATGAGGGACTCTACCATGGACAACAACGACAAGAGCAAAAAACAGGCGATGAAACAGCTGAGGGCCGAGCGCAAGGAGATGATCAAAGCAGCTTCAGCCAGAATGAAAATACAGAAGAAAAAGATTGAGGCCATCAAAGAGCAGCTGAACAACGGCGAACGAACAATACCAGAGGTGGCCGAGGCTACAGGCCTGGAGCCAGCAGAGGTGCTTTGGTTTGTGGCTGCTCTGAAAAAATACGGTGAGGTTGTCGAAGGAGAAAAAGACGGCAGCTTTTTCCGATACCAGCTGGCAGCAGGGCTGTCAAGAGCAGAATGA
- a CDS encoding CoB--CoM heterodisulfide reductase iron-sulfur subunit A family protein, giving the protein MAENKMTFDALVVGGGIAGLQAALDLADQEFKVAIVERDASIGGKMIRLSKVFPTLDCASCITTPKMASAAHHENITIFTYCEMKRLQKLAGGFSASIQQKPRFVDELKCIGCRQCEYECPVYVADPEQGGFSARKAIFVPFSNAIPQVAVLDVENCMLCGKCEKVCPTKAVDYLQQPKDFSIEAKTVILATGIGITPLENKVQYGEGKIPNVITALQMERLLAPHGPYNRVLRPADGMEPDSIAYIQCAGSRDKSMGVPYCSRVCCMYAIKQAMLLSGALPLADVTIYYMDIRAFGKGYEQFYQNAKAMGIQFVKAKVARLTEGENGAVTVHYESQEADGGVTSAEHDLVVLSLGMVPDWNPAGYCEVSTASDGFIRSVKPKLAPTLTDTEGIFVAGAAAGPKDIVDSIAEAGAAAMSAAEYLTVLNSRRRAVA; this is encoded by the coding sequence ATGGCAGAAAACAAGATGACATTTGACGCTCTGGTTGTCGGCGGCGGCATTGCCGGTCTGCAGGCGGCACTGGATTTGGCCGATCAGGAGTTCAAGGTAGCCATTGTAGAGCGAGACGCCTCCATTGGCGGCAAAATGATCCGGCTGTCGAAAGTGTTTCCAACACTTGACTGTGCGAGCTGTATTACCACGCCCAAGATGGCCTCTGCTGCTCACCATGAAAACATAACCATATTTACCTATTGTGAGATGAAGAGGTTGCAGAAGTTGGCGGGAGGCTTCAGCGCCAGCATACAGCAGAAGCCGCGGTTTGTAGACGAGCTCAAGTGCATAGGCTGCCGGCAGTGTGAGTACGAGTGTCCAGTGTACGTGGCTGATCCTGAACAGGGTGGATTTTCGGCACGCAAGGCCATCTTTGTTCCTTTTTCCAATGCAATTCCACAGGTGGCCGTGTTGGACGTTGAAAACTGCATGCTGTGCGGCAAGTGTGAAAAGGTCTGTCCTACAAAAGCGGTGGACTACTTGCAGCAACCGAAAGATTTCAGCATCGAAGCCAAGACAGTTATTCTGGCAACAGGTATCGGCATCACTCCTCTGGAGAACAAGGTGCAGTACGGTGAGGGCAAGATTCCGAATGTCATAACTGCCTTGCAGATGGAAAGACTTCTGGCACCGCACGGACCTTACAACCGGGTTCTCCGGCCGGCCGATGGCATGGAGCCAGACTCCATCGCCTACATTCAGTGTGCTGGCTCCAGGGACAAGAGCATGGGGGTTCCCTACTGCTCGCGGGTGTGCTGCATGTACGCCATAAAGCAGGCCATGCTGTTGTCCGGTGCCCTGCCCCTGGCAGATGTGACCATCTATTATATGGACATCCGGGCCTTTGGCAAAGGCTACGAACAGTTCTACCAGAATGCCAAGGCTATGGGGATTCAGTTTGTCAAAGCCAAGGTTGCCAGATTGACTGAAGGGGAAAACGGTGCGGTGACAGTTCATTATGAATCCCAGGAGGCTGACGGCGGAGTGACCAGCGCCGAGCATGATCTGGTGGTGCTGTCACTAGGGATGGTGCCCGATTGGAATCCTGCAGGCTATTGCGAGGTGTCCACCGCCTCGGATGGTTTCATAAGAAGTGTAAAACCAAAACTGGCACCCACTCTAACCGACACAGAGGGTATTTTCGTTGCTGGAGCCGCTGCGGGCCCGAAAGACATTGTGGACTCCATTGCCGAGGCGGGAGCAGCCGCCATGAGCGCGGCAGAATACCTCACAGTCTTGAACTCCAGAAGGAGAGCGGTTGCCTAG
- a CDS encoding peroxiredoxin, which yields MEEKKQSMPLLGDEFPRLEVQTTHGPMNIPGDLQGSWFVLFSHPADYTPVCTTEFVAFQKRYEEFEKLNCKLIGMSIDQVFSHIKWGEWINEKLGIEIKFPIIAGNDTIANRLGMLHPGKGSNTVRAVFVGDPQGKVRLILYYPQELGRNMDEILRAVKALQIADKEGVAMPANWPANELLEDRVIVPPATDEKTAKERRKQYDNYDWWFCHRPLEK from the coding sequence ATGGAAGAGAAGAAGCAGAGCATGCCCCTCTTGGGAGACGAATTTCCCAGGTTGGAGGTGCAGACAACTCATGGTCCCATGAACATTCCTGGTGATCTGCAGGGCTCCTGGTTTGTCCTATTCAGTCACCCTGCAGATTACACCCCGGTGTGTACCACGGAATTCGTAGCCTTTCAGAAACGCTACGAGGAATTCGAGAAACTCAACTGCAAACTTATAGGCATGTCCATCGATCAGGTCTTCTCACACATCAAATGGGGAGAATGGATAAACGAAAAACTGGGGATAGAAATCAAATTCCCCATCATTGCCGGCAATGACACTATTGCCAACAGGCTCGGCATGCTTCATCCAGGCAAGGGCAGCAACACTGTCCGGGCAGTTTTTGTCGGCGACCCCCAAGGCAAAGTCAGACTGATTCTCTACTATCCCCAGGAACTCGGCAGAAACATGGACGAGATTCTCCGGGCGGTAAAGGCCCTGCAAATAGCTGACAAGGAAGGTGTGGCCATGCCAGCAAACTGGCCGGCAAATGAATTACTCGAGGACCGAGTCATCGTGCCACCCGCCACCGATGAGAAAACAGCTAAAGAGCGCCGAAAACAATATGACAACTATGACTGGTGGTTCTGTCATAGGCCCCTCGAAAAGTAG
- a CDS encoding transcriptional repressor codes for MSKLSEEQFARLKRICRNGGLKLTHQRLEIFEELVRAEDHPSAEMIFKRVQSRTPTISLDTVYRTLATFERFGLISKTHVSDGRARYDADLSPHHHLVCSRCKAISDFHWQEFDSIEPPEEVRNWGVATSKVAVMSGICKHCLKKEEEESQRDN; via the coding sequence ATGTCAAAGCTGTCAGAAGAACAATTTGCCAGACTGAAGCGTATCTGTCGCAATGGAGGTCTTAAACTTACCCATCAGCGACTGGAGATCTTCGAGGAGCTCGTTAGAGCCGAGGACCATCCTTCGGCTGAGATGATTTTCAAGCGTGTTCAGTCGCGGACGCCAACCATATCCCTTGACACCGTCTACCGAACCCTGGCAACTTTTGAGCGCTTTGGCCTCATCTCAAAAACTCACGTCTCTGATGGGCGGGCCAGATATGATGCCGATCTTTCCCCCCATCACCACCTTGTCTGCTCCAGGTGCAAAGCCATCTCGGACTTTCATTGGCAGGAGTTCGACAGCATAGAACCACCAGAGGAAGTTCGGAATTGGGGTGTTGCCACTAGCAAGGTGGCCGTAATGAGTGGAATCTGTAAACATTGTTTGAAAAAGGAGGAAGAGGAATCTCAACGCGACAACTAG
- a CDS encoding sulfurtransferase TusA family protein, which translates to MRREQRADRRLDLRGWSCAWCILKAKSELDVMQPGQILEVLITDQKTMVDLPNVLGQSGHQVVEVEEESGFSRLYVRKGRTIEHNDTLGCQGCVPKNRTRRREQ; encoded by the coding sequence GTGCGGCGTGAACAGAGAGCGGATAGGAGGCTGGATCTTCGAGGTTGGAGTTGTGCCTGGTGTATTTTAAAGGCGAAAAGCGAGCTCGATGTGATGCAGCCTGGACAAATTCTGGAGGTACTGATTACAGATCAAAAAACAATGGTAGATCTGCCAAATGTTCTTGGACAGAGCGGCCACCAGGTAGTTGAAGTAGAGGAAGAGTCAGGATTTTCACGGCTTTATGTTAGGAAGGGTCGAACAATAGAACACAATGACACCTTGGGTTGTCAGGGTTGTGTTCCGAAAAACAGAACCAGAAGGAGGGAACAATGA
- a CDS encoding 4Fe-4S dicluster domain-containing protein: MAVVDPQFAEKLEHFGVDTAMECFNCGTCAAICPLIYEHFPRKMIRYTQIGAGERILESADELWRCLHCGMCSHTCPREADPGEIILALRRFVIANWRGTAHV, encoded by the coding sequence ATGGCAGTGGTTGATCCTCAATTTGCTGAAAAGTTGGAGCATTTCGGCGTTGACACGGCCATGGAATGCTTTAATTGCGGCACCTGTGCGGCTATATGTCCACTCATTTATGAACACTTTCCGAGAAAGATGATTCGTTACACGCAAATAGGGGCTGGAGAGCGAATTCTCGAGAGTGCTGATGAACTCTGGCGCTGTCTCCACTGCGGCATGTGCAGCCATACTTGCCCGAGGGAGGCGGATCCGGGGGAAATTATCCTGGCATTGCGGCGGTTTGTCATTGCCAACTGGAGGGGGACAGCTCATGTATAG
- a CDS encoding CoB--CoM heterodisulfide reductase iron-sulfur subunit A family protein, which yields MTDKKKEKNRESEGKVGVYVCYCGGNISDHVDVEGVCEQAGKIPGVVVARSNMFMCSDPGQEMIMEDIKSGRVDRVVVASCAPSLHEATFRNALARAGANPYVYEHANIREQVSWVHHGEAATEKANRLVAAAAAKAKQLEPLEPIKVEAKRHAIVLGGGIAGLRAACDLSQRGIPVTLVEKTPFLGGRVAQLDRVAPTGERAADLLKELTEQVMADPAVEIYTCAEVVDFEGYVGNFKLRINIQPPRGGSEQEMLTMMQEAGAGVGEFIPFVGICPAAIPERAREVILETGVVVLATGFKPYIPKRGEFGYGEYPEVITLPELIRAMSEDGGEGEALQVQGRQIRSMAMIHCVGSRQIPGIHQEDEEGNLHEYCSRTCCASTLHAANLIRETYPATRVFDFYRDIRTYGRGQEELYERAAKNRVLFLRYEVEEPPQVASNSGSSDYPLKVTVNDSLTFGEEVQVPVDLVVLAVGMVPNDVSRLVDMMKLPVGADRFLLEVHPKLRPVELSVAGILLAGTCQSPMDIGEACNAASSAAVKAASLLARGYVELDPFVAEVDLDKCTGSGACVDACLRDGALRLVQVEVAGEKVQRAEVNPALCMGCGACVAVCPENAINVKGWTLKQYEAMVDAIVASDIAA from the coding sequence ATGACGGACAAGAAAAAAGAAAAGAACAGGGAATCGGAAGGCAAAGTGGGTGTGTACGTCTGCTACTGCGGCGGCAATATTTCAGATCACGTGGATGTGGAAGGAGTCTGTGAGCAGGCTGGCAAGATTCCGGGTGTCGTGGTAGCACGAAGCAATATGTTTATGTGCTCTGATCCTGGTCAGGAAATGATCATGGAGGACATAAAAAGCGGCAGGGTGGACCGGGTAGTGGTGGCCTCCTGTGCACCCAGCCTCCATGAAGCGACGTTTCGTAACGCTCTTGCCAGGGCGGGGGCAAATCCCTATGTCTATGAACACGCCAATATCCGGGAGCAAGTCAGTTGGGTGCATCATGGCGAGGCAGCCACTGAAAAGGCGAACAGGTTGGTTGCGGCGGCGGCAGCCAAGGCAAAACAGCTCGAACCTCTCGAGCCCATCAAAGTTGAGGCCAAGAGGCATGCTATTGTACTCGGGGGCGGCATTGCAGGGCTGCGGGCGGCATGTGACCTCTCCCAGAGGGGCATTCCGGTCACTCTGGTGGAAAAGACGCCGTTTCTAGGTGGGCGAGTGGCGCAGCTAGACCGAGTGGCCCCCACCGGGGAAAGGGCCGCAGACCTTCTCAAAGAACTGACGGAACAGGTGATGGCAGATCCTGCCGTTGAAATTTATACCTGTGCCGAGGTGGTAGATTTCGAAGGATACGTGGGCAATTTTAAACTGCGCATTAATATACAGCCACCTCGAGGCGGCAGCGAACAGGAAATGTTGACGATGATGCAGGAGGCTGGTGCAGGAGTCGGTGAGTTTATACCCTTCGTGGGAATCTGCCCTGCAGCAATTCCTGAGAGAGCCAGAGAGGTCATATTGGAAACTGGCGTGGTGGTGCTCGCCACCGGGTTCAAGCCCTACATTCCAAAAAGGGGTGAATTTGGCTACGGTGAATACCCAGAGGTCATCACCTTGCCTGAACTTATTCGGGCCATGAGTGAGGACGGTGGTGAGGGTGAGGCTTTACAGGTGCAAGGCCGCCAGATCAGAAGCATGGCCATGATTCACTGCGTGGGCAGCAGACAAATTCCTGGAATCCACCAGGAGGATGAAGAGGGCAATTTGCACGAATACTGTTCGCGCACCTGTTGCGCCTCTACACTGCATGCTGCCAACTTGATCCGGGAGACCTATCCGGCCACGAGAGTATTCGATTTTTATAGGGATATTCGTACCTACGGTCGCGGCCAGGAGGAGCTCTATGAGCGGGCTGCTAAAAACAGGGTGCTTTTTTTGCGGTATGAGGTGGAAGAGCCACCCCAGGTAGCCAGCAACAGCGGCAGCAGCGACTATCCACTCAAAGTTACGGTGAATGATTCCCTGACATTCGGCGAAGAGGTGCAGGTCCCTGTGGATCTGGTAGTCCTTGCTGTGGGCATGGTGCCAAATGATGTCTCTCGCCTGGTAGATATGATGAAGCTGCCGGTCGGTGCAGACCGGTTCCTACTAGAGGTGCATCCAAAGCTCAGACCAGTTGAGTTGTCAGTGGCAGGCATTCTGCTGGCAGGAACCTGTCAGTCGCCTATGGACATAGGCGAGGCGTGCAATGCTGCCTCCAGTGCTGCTGTGAAGGCTGCCTCATTGCTAGCCCGTGGTTACGTGGAGCTGGATCCCTTTGTGGCAGAAGTAGACCTGGATAAATGTACAGGCAGCGGTGCTTGTGTGGATGCCTGCCTTCGTGACGGCGCTCTGCGCCTGGTGCAAGTAGAGGTGGCAGGAGAAAAAGTGCAGCGTGCCGAAGTGAACCCGGCCCTGTGCATGGGATGCGGCGCTTGTGTGGCAGTATGTCCAGAGAATGCCATCAATGTGAAAGGCTGGACGCTGAAGCAGTACGAAGCCATGGTGGATGCTATTGTTGCCTCAGACATTGCGGCCTGA
- a CDS encoding sigma 54-interacting transcriptional regulator, whose translation MLEMEYSRYWETVVDTMMDGLMVVDPEGMIVSINSAMEQLTGYSKMELIGQPCAVLDCDTCFHSRARGEDKHCELFKEGQVRRCKCILKKKDGKPLHVLKNAAVLRDSSGKIIGGVETLTDLTALVAKEKVITRLRRELTGKDGFQGILGKSPAMQQVFALISSAAQSEAPVVIYGESGTGKELVAGAIHRLGPRRKGPFIKVNCAALNESLLESELFGHVKGSFTGADRTRVGRFEAANGGDIFLDEIGDLPLATQVKLLRVLQEKEIEKVGDHRPIPVDVRVLAATNKNLQTLMETGQFRDDLYYRIGVIPIHLPPLRQRPEDIPLLIETFTSRIRLKTGKAIEGINHEALDLLIHYEWPGNVRELINVLEYAFVICPEGEILPAHLPTHITGQPHQASSPHRLRARHHAPAERAKLLEALKRTGGNKSEAARLLGISRVTLWKRLKMYNIHVDREIRA comes from the coding sequence ATGCTCGAGATGGAATACAGTCGCTATTGGGAAACCGTAGTGGATACAATGATGGACGGCCTCATGGTCGTGGATCCAGAGGGCATGATCGTCTCGATTAACAGTGCTATGGAACAACTCACGGGCTACAGTAAGATGGAACTGATCGGCCAGCCCTGTGCCGTTCTTGATTGCGATACCTGTTTCCACTCGAGGGCCCGCGGTGAAGATAAACATTGCGAACTATTCAAGGAAGGGCAGGTGAGGCGCTGTAAATGCATCCTCAAGAAAAAGGACGGCAAGCCCTTGCACGTGTTGAAAAATGCTGCAGTCTTGAGAGACAGCAGCGGCAAGATCATCGGTGGTGTAGAAACACTTACTGACCTTACTGCACTAGTAGCCAAGGAAAAAGTCATAACCAGGCTGCGGCGAGAACTGACCGGTAAAGACGGCTTCCAGGGCATTCTGGGCAAGTCACCCGCCATGCAGCAGGTATTCGCTCTCATATCTAGTGCAGCCCAATCCGAGGCCCCGGTAGTAATCTATGGCGAGAGTGGAACCGGCAAGGAGCTGGTGGCCGGTGCAATTCATCGACTTGGCCCTCGCCGTAAAGGCCCCTTCATCAAAGTGAACTGCGCAGCACTCAACGAATCGCTCTTGGAAAGTGAACTGTTCGGCCATGTCAAGGGATCTTTTACAGGAGCCGATCGAACCAGGGTGGGACGCTTCGAGGCGGCTAATGGCGGAGACATTTTCCTGGATGAAATCGGCGATCTTCCCCTGGCCACCCAGGTCAAGCTTCTCCGTGTACTTCAGGAAAAAGAGATCGAAAAAGTAGGAGACCATCGGCCGATCCCTGTAGACGTCCGGGTACTGGCAGCTACCAACAAGAATTTACAAACACTTATGGAAACCGGCCAATTCAGAGATGACCTCTATTATCGTATCGGGGTGATTCCCATCCACCTGCCTCCTTTGCGACAACGGCCCGAGGATATTCCCTTGCTTATTGAGACATTCACCAGCAGGATTCGTTTAAAAACCGGCAAAGCCATCGAGGGAATTAACCATGAAGCTCTCGACCTGCTCATCCATTATGAGTGGCCTGGAAATGTGCGTGAACTTATCAATGTTCTCGAATACGCCTTTGTCATCTGCCCCGAAGGTGAAATACTGCCGGCGCATCTGCCTACACATATTACTGGTCAACCGCACCAGGCCAGCAGCCCGCACCGTTTGCGAGCAAGGCACCACGCTCCTGCCGAGAGGGCAAAACTGTTGGAAGCACTAAAACGAACCGGGGGAAACAAGTCGGAAGCCGCCCGTCTCCTCGGTATCAGCCGGGTGACTTTGTGGAAACGCCTCAAAATGTACAATATCCACGTTGACAGGGAAATCAGAGCATGA
- a CDS encoding (Fe-S)-binding protein has product MYRPRDIIELIADNVRKSRNPFGAPNFVINRWWKKASLPTTGDAMLYTGLMYQSVPYIEKTTAYLERYEDTALANYVGYGKYMPKFLVGLGFAFLASRQEKKKFNGMLLNVVKILEKSEVDFYYQPDLDFYSGILLYDLGDIDGFIEHARFVASTLKRHKVRKLITVDPHTTYALKVLYPKYVGENFEVHTYFELADFKADNGNGERVTLHDPCFYGRYLELSEVPVKLLTSLGIECVAVRNSGQFTHCCGGPAESISPKLSKEIGDRRIAELKGTGAPIVAMCPICMANLRKGGVEAEDLSTVIAKCA; this is encoded by the coding sequence ATGTATAGACCACGAGATATCATTGAACTGATAGCCGACAATGTCCGAAAAAGCAGGAATCCCTTTGGGGCGCCAAACTTTGTCATAAATAGATGGTGGAAGAAGGCCTCCCTGCCCACAACAGGTGATGCCATGCTCTATACTGGGCTCATGTATCAATCGGTTCCCTACATAGAGAAGACCACGGCCTATCTTGAACGCTACGAGGATACCGCCCTGGCAAACTACGTGGGCTATGGGAAATATATGCCAAAGTTTCTTGTAGGTCTGGGCTTTGCTTTTCTCGCCTCAAGGCAGGAGAAAAAAAAGTTCAACGGCATGCTGCTCAATGTGGTCAAGATTCTCGAAAAATCAGAAGTTGATTTCTACTATCAGCCAGATCTCGACTTCTACAGCGGCATCTTGCTCTATGACCTTGGAGACATCGACGGCTTTATAGAACACGCAAGATTTGTGGCCAGCACCTTGAAGCGCCACAAAGTGCGCAAGTTGATAACTGTGGATCCTCACACCACATATGCTTTGAAAGTGCTCTATCCAAAGTATGTGGGGGAAAACTTCGAGGTGCACACTTATTTCGAGCTGGCGGACTTCAAGGCAGATAACGGCAACGGTGAGCGAGTGACACTTCATGATCCTTGCTTCTATGGGCGCTACCTGGAGCTTTCAGAGGTTCCTGTGAAGCTGCTGACGAGTCTTGGCATCGAATGTGTGGCGGTGCGAAACTCGGGGCAGTTTACTCATTGCTGCGGTGGGCCAGCTGAGTCCATTTCCCCAAAACTGTCTAAAGAAATTGGGGACAGAAGAATTGCTGAGCTGAAAGGTACTGGGGCACCGATAGTGGCAATGTGTCCAATTTGCATGGCAAATCTGAGGAAAGGTGGAGTGGAGGCAGAGGATCTCTCCACAGTGATTGCCAAGTGCGCATAA
- a CDS encoding DsrE family protein, whose amino-acid sequence MARQKILIHLSDRDKWRLVVKQAARLVEREGDAGLQITIIADIFAAGVCIACDRLLREEIQELSQKGFSILACEDSLRFLNLKPENLPEFIQCVPNGLRAILDLEDQGYHYIKA is encoded by the coding sequence GTGGCAAGGCAGAAGATTCTTATCCACTTATCTGACAGGGACAAGTGGCGCCTGGTCGTCAAACAGGCAGCTAGGCTGGTAGAGAGGGAGGGAGATGCCGGCCTGCAGATTACTATAATTGCTGATATTTTTGCAGCCGGAGTGTGCATCGCCTGCGACCGCTTGCTGCGGGAAGAGATACAAGAGTTGAGCCAGAAAGGCTTTTCCATCCTGGCATGTGAAGACTCGCTTCGTTTTCTAAACCTGAAACCGGAAAACCTGCCAGAATTCATCCAGTGCGTGCCGAACGGTCTCCGAGCAATTCTCGATCTCGAAGACCAGGGATATCATTATATCAAAGCCTAG
- a CDS encoding hydrogenase iron-sulfur subunit, whose translation MAAPENQQKILILATESCAYPGANAVGQAHMGYPTNTYILRVHAPVLFPEKFYLDCFKKGIGGIIIMSCGEECPYEGAYDALAKRVDRVYQMMKQEGLDIRRLRLTSICTVCTRAFVNEVNNMNQVLAELGPPGTEKAA comes from the coding sequence ATGGCAGCTCCGGAAAATCAACAGAAAATACTTATCCTGGCGACAGAGAGCTGTGCCTATCCCGGTGCCAACGCGGTGGGGCAGGCCCACATGGGCTACCCCACCAACACTTATATCTTGAGGGTGCATGCACCCGTGCTTTTCCCAGAAAAGTTTTACCTAGATTGCTTCAAGAAGGGAATAGGGGGCATCATCATCATGTCCTGTGGCGAAGAGTGTCCTTATGAGGGGGCCTATGACGCCCTAGCAAAACGGGTGGACAGGGTCTACCAGATGATGAAGCAGGAAGGGCTCGACATCCGCAGACTTCGACTCACCTCCATTTGCACGGTGTGCACGAGAGCCTTTGTGAATGAAGTTAACAACATGAATCAGGTTCTTGCTGAACTCGGCCCACCCGGCACAGAAAAAGCAGCCTGA
- a CDS encoding sulfurtransferase TusA family protein: MTAVDLSTIQAASVVDARGSACPGPLLEAKKGIGKVKVGEVLEILSNDPGTKNDIPVWAKKVGHEYLGHLEADGYERLFVVRKK; this comes from the coding sequence ATGACAGCAGTAGATTTGAGCACCATTCAAGCGGCCAGTGTGGTCGATGCCAGGGGCAGTGCCTGCCCAGGACCCTTGCTGGAAGCCAAAAAGGGAATTGGCAAGGTGAAGGTGGGCGAAGTACTGGAGATTCTTTCCAATGACCCCGGTACCAAAAATGACATTCCAGTATGGGCCAAAAAAGTGGGTCACGAATATCTTGGGCATCTGGAAGCAGATGGCTACGAGCGGCTCTTTGTGGTGCGCAAGAAATAG